GCTCCCAGGCGGGGACCGCCATACCGGTGCTCGCGAGGGCGAACTCGCCGAGCGCGCCGAAGGCGAACAGGCCGAGACCGAAGAGGGTGCTGCGTTTCGTGAGCGTCGGGTAGTCGATGTCGCCGTAGCGTCCTGCCATAGTCGACTGATTCGGCAAGTCCGTCTTATCGGTTCCGTTCGGGCGGCGAGCGCCGTGCAACGAACCGAGCCGAACCGAAAGGCCCACAATGGCATACGGCGAGCGGCCGGTATGTCGAGTACACTCGCCGAACTCGCGCCCGAACTGCTCGAAGTCCTCGTGTTCGGACTGGGATCGGCCGGGCTGTCCGTCGTCGGCGTCGCTGTCGAGCGCTTCGCCGTGGCGACCGCACAGGGCGGCGAGGTCGGCCTCGGAGTGTGGGCCGCCGTGATGGGCGCCGTCGCGCTGTACTTCGCGTACTACGTGGCGGCGGACAAGGTCGTCCCCGCGTGGAGCGAACTCAAGCGCGCGGCGGGCGGCGCGTCCGCCCGCACCGAGTGATCACGGCGGGCGAGGCGGGTCCCCGTTCGCAATCGCTTTCACGACGGCCCGAAGATGGTCCCACGATGAAACTGTTCGGTTCGAGCGGCACCCGGGGCGTCGTCGGCGACGGCCTGACGCCCGAGTTCGTCCTCCGGGTCGCCCGGGCGGCCGGGACCGTCTGGGAGGTCGACCGCGCCGTCGTCGCGCGCGACACCCGGACGACCGGCGAGATGCTTTCGAACGCCGCCACGAGCGGGCTCCAGAGCGTCGGCGTCGACGTGGATCGGCTCGGCCCGACGCCGACGCCCGCGGCGGTCCGCTACGCCGGCACGCACGAACGGCCGGGCATCCTGATCACCGCCTCGCACAATCCGCCCGAGTACAACGGCGTGAAGCTCGTCGGCGCCGACGGCGTCGAGCTCTCAGTCGCAGAGCTCGAACGGATCGAAGAGCACGTCCTCGGCGAGGACTTCTCGACCGCGGCCTGGGACGCCGTCGGCGACGTGCGCGAGGTCGAGACGGCGAACCGCGAGTACGTCGCAGACCTGCTTTCCGCCGTCGACCGCGAGGCGATCGCCGCCGCCGACCTCACCGTCGCGCTCGATCCGGGCCACGGCGCGGGCGCACTGACGAGCCCCGAGTTCTTCCGGGAGCTGGGCTGTGAGGTCGTCACGGTCAACGCGAACCCCGACGGCCACTTCCCCGGTCGGGACTCCGAGCCGGTCGGGTCGAACCTCACGGACCTCAAGTCGCTCGTCGCGGCCGCCGACGCGGACGTGGGGATCGCCCACGACGGCGACGCCGACCGCGCGGTCTTCGTCGACGAGACGGGGGCGTTCGTCCCCGGGGAGTCCTCG
This is a stretch of genomic DNA from Halobellus sp. MBLA0158. It encodes these proteins:
- a CDS encoding DUF7860 family protein, with amino-acid sequence MAGRYGDIDYPTLTKRSTLFGLGLFAFGALGEFALASTGMAVPAWEHALLVDAEWLGVALALLSPFVFGILLPLTE
- the glmM gene encoding phosphoglucosamine mutase, giving the protein MKLFGSSGTRGVVGDGLTPEFVLRVARAAGTVWEVDRAVVARDTRTTGEMLSNAATSGLQSVGVDVDRLGPTPTPAAVRYAGTHERPGILITASHNPPEYNGVKLVGADGVELSVAELERIEEHVLGEDFSTAAWDAVGDVREVETANREYVADLLSAVDREAIAAADLTVALDPGHGAGALTSPEFFRELGCEVVTVNANPDGHFPGRDSEPVGSNLTDLKSLVAAADADVGIAHDGDADRAVFVDETGAFVPGESSLAALAAEALEPGDTAVAAVNVSQRLVDVCQAAGADLELTPIGSTNIITRIRELRAAGEHVPIAGEGNGGIFFPPYWIVRDGAYVGAKFLELVAERPASEVVAPYTDYENVRVNLGYESEAELEAMLAAAREYAEAADAEPNTKDGYRLDYGDAWVLVRPSGTEPKVRVYAESTSRAEAQELADEAADALREARERA